ctttcaagtagtgataactacttcacccaacgcgttgatgcagccaataaacaaggtatatcacccttagcaaaatgtaccacagcaatgcgaatgttagcatatggtgtggcagcagacgcggtcgatgagtacatcaaaattggaggtactacagcattggagtgtttacgtagattctgtaaaggaatcatacgattgtatgagcaacagtacctgagagcaccaacccaagaagACCTGCAAAGGATATTACATGCTAATGacatgcgggggttcccaggcatgatcgggagtattgactgcatgcactgggagtggaaaaattgtcctaaagcatgggaaggtcaatttactagaggggataagggaaccacaacagttattcttgaagcagttgcaacttatgacctatggatctggcatgccttttttggatgtcctggaacgttgaacgacataaacgttctagatcggtcaccagtgtttgatgacgtggaacagggaaagacTCCAGCCGTGAATTTCgttgtgaatcaacgtccctataatatggcatactatctagccgatggtatctatccttcttatccaactttcgtcaaaacgattagacttcctcaaagtgaacccgataagttatttgcaaaagttcaggagggatgtcggaaggacatcgaacgtgcatttggagttcttcaagctcgttttaaaatcatccgtgaaccagctcgcttgtgggacatagatgacttgagtatcattatgaggtcatgcatcatattacataatatgattgtcgaggatgaacgagatacatatgctcaacgttggaccgattttgagcaatctggggaaggtggatctagtacacagcaaccatactcgaccgaggttttacccgcttttgcaaatcatgtgcgtgctagatccgagttgcgtgattcaaatgttcatcatgaactgcaagcagatctagtgaagcacatctgggcaaagtttggaatgtctcaggattgaagatgatttgtatcgtactatttacgttatttgtgtgttgtgtgcttagtttttccttgtcttgcattttaagatattgtgtgcttagtttgttgtcttgcattttattttaagaaaataaaataaattcttgtatgcttagtttgttgtcttgcgttttaagttaagaaaaaaaaaattatagtctatattttaaaaaaaaagtctatatttaaaaaaaataaaatcgttaagtgtttattgttttaatttaatttaaatcgataattgtaattttatgtaattataaaaacaaaaatataaaattaaataaaaatgtgaaataaaaaagtggtggggtagggtgagtggtgagtggtggggtagggtgttgagagttaaacaaaaccattggagtgggtaattgttgaaagtttgttgaattggagagagaagatgatgtggagtgttgggaagagaaaaagtggggtagaaaagggttaaacaaaacattttttgtttaaccattgtgGATGGTCTCAGTTCCTCCTCAAACTATACCATTTTCAGTATGTTTCCCAAGAAAAACTCTGAAATACCTCCACAAAATGCCTTAAATGAACTTTTTGTGGGTTATTTTTGTGCTTACATCAATCCACCATTTAGCAGCCAAATATCGCCCCTATGGCTGCTATTTCTCTGCTTTAGCAGACGCAACAACCGCTACAACGCTATAGCACACTATTGACAACCCTTTCGTGGATAACACACTAATGTTTAGTTTCACAATTTGCACAAATATTCACTACAAGATAGGACTTATATCTTCAAATTGAAAGTGATATAGTAATACTAATTTACAGAAACATTATAGAGAAAGATAACAAGTACTGATTTTTTTCCCATTTGGTAAATTAAAGGTACAACACAATAAAAAAGGAACTTGCAATTGTGCTAACCAACCACTCTGAATTTTCAACAAAATCTCCATCTCTCAGTCTCACCAAACATCAACAAAGAGGGTTGTACTTGTATATtgtagtgtgtgtttggattttcaactttttcattcaacacACAACAGCTTCTCTGTGAATTGAAAACAGAGAAACAAACAACAACACACAGTGATTGAAATGTTCAATCAGAGAGGAAGTTCCGAATGTGATCGAGGAACGTGAGATTCTGAGGCCTATCTTTGCGCTTCACATACCCAATCGTCTCTTTCTCTGAATAACACCTCAACCCTCTCTTCCCGTTCTTCTTCCACATCTCCATCGCGTAGCTCCGGTGGGCGAAGTACGCCTCCACCTCCGCCTCCGCCGCGGCCACTTCCTCGCCTCCGGCAGGGAGGAGCCTGATTGGGAGACGCTCGTAGTGGTTGCGGTCAATTCCTTCAAGATCGTCCATGCGGGCGAGGCCGCGGGCGGAGACTGAGTAGAGCTCGCCGTGGACCGGTTGACCTGACCCCGGGAGGTTGAGGAGGAAGGGGACCTTGTAGGGACCACAGACGAGAGGGTAGTTTGCGGCGGTTCGGTAGGGTCCGATGAAGGTGGCGTCGCCGGTGCGCATGAGATCCTGGAGGAGGGGGTGGTTGGAGAAGTTGCGTTTCAAGGTTCCGTAGGTGAAAATGAGGGCTCTGTCGCCGGCGTCAATGACGGCGTTGACGGCGATGTCTCTCCCCGCTACCATTGTTTGGGGATTAGGGATTTGGGCATGGAATTGGAATCACACAGAGAgaatgaaggagaaggaagaagaagaggaagttattttattgaatgaatgaGTGGCTATGAAAATGGGGAATGTGAGTCACCTTTTTATAGTGGGATTCTAATTTCTACGTGTATAATTCgtgaccttttttttttttttgttttcttccccattttttaattttatattttttttatataaacatCCTGTACTCGCCTACTCGGTTACTCTTTGAATACTCACAAATTCGAGATTTAGTCACAGACTCACAATTAAGGATCCTCACACCTCCTCCATAGTGTATAGTGTGGGTTCGAAACCGAGAACTATTTCCACACATTTAGCATGTGTTGCCAACTGAGTTACCTCTCTTAAATGATTTGTTATACTTTACGGCCCCTTTATAAAAAGTTGCGAAAATTTAATTACTCGAGTTAAATTACTACGATGAGACATTCATTAGCAAACCAAACTTATTCTCAACCCTACTTTTATCTATTTTGTTTGAGAGAATTTTACATTTATTAATGTGAGTTTATAAAAGTTTATAGAAGTTACTACCAAATCAGTTG
This portion of the Lotus japonicus ecotype B-129 chromosome 3, LjGifu_v1.2 genome encodes:
- the LOC130747809 gene encoding putative gamma-glutamylcyclotransferase At3g02910 gives rise to the protein MVAGRDIAVNAVIDAGDRALIFTYGTLKRNFSNHPLLQDLMRTGDATFIGPYRTAANYPLVCGPYKVPFLLNLPGSGQPVHGELYSVSARGLARMDDLEGIDRNHYERLPIRLLPAGGEEVAAAEAEVEAYFAHRSYAMEMWKKNGKRGLRCYSEKETIGYVKRKDRPQNLTFLDHIRNFLSD